Proteins from one Listeria weihenstephanensis genomic window:
- the pgmB gene encoding beta-phosphoglucomutase produces MVRQLEAVIFDLDGVITDSAHFHYLAWKKLAADIDIEIDEAFNETLKGISRMDSLDLILAKGGRENDFTLEQKEELAAKKNAHYVELLKDLSPADILPGIKPLLDAIRAANLKIALASVSKNAPMVLAALDLTDSFDYLADAAKITHSKPDPEIFLVAAAGLGVEPANAVGIEDAQAGVDAIKSAGMKAIGVGTGLVGTDELVSDTSKLTLAMIQKVFQI; encoded by the coding sequence ATAGTGAGACAGTTAGAAGCAGTTATTTTTGATTTAGATGGAGTCATCACAGACAGCGCACATTTTCATTATTTGGCTTGGAAGAAACTAGCAGCGGACATTGATATCGAGATCGACGAGGCCTTCAATGAAACGTTAAAAGGAATCAGCCGCATGGATTCGCTCGACTTGATTTTAGCAAAAGGTGGGCGCGAAAATGACTTTACGCTAGAGCAAAAAGAGGAACTGGCGGCGAAGAAAAACGCGCATTACGTGGAGTTGTTGAAAGATTTGTCTCCCGCGGATATCTTGCCCGGCATCAAGCCATTGCTCGACGCGATTCGTGCAGCAAACTTGAAAATCGCCCTAGCTTCGGTTTCTAAAAATGCGCCGATGGTTCTGGCAGCGCTCGATTTGACGGACAGTTTTGACTACCTTGCTGATGCAGCTAAAATCACGCATTCCAAACCAGACCCAGAAATCTTCCTAGTAGCAGCCGCTGGACTTGGCGTGGAGCCTGCGAACGCGGTCGGAATCGAGGATGCACAAGCTGGTGTTGACGCGATTAAATCGGCTGGTATGAAAGCAATCGGCGTTGGAACAGGGCTTGTTGGAACGGACGAATTAGTTAGCGATACATCGAAACTGACGCTTGCCATGATTCAAAAAGTATTTCAAATATAG
- a CDS encoding glycoside hydrolase family 65 protein gives MSVLRESKIDPHYFDTYASLMTTGNGYMGVRAGFEEDYPEQTRGMFVAGIYNKAQGQVSSDLVNLPDVTRFEIEIDGVNFSMHSGEVQGFERVLDLATGEVCRELVWQHPNGKRFELCLKRFVSKKELHKVYAKVVITSLSGDADVRIRTGIDGQQTNFGTQHLVEKSLRVFSETWMQGGYVTTQSGQDVTVTSMISTPGSFAAKNRQLLVTVNEKLVANEPFLLEKVSVIASSLETDNPAEFGLGEIREARSYEEALAESRGSWQEFWQDYRVEVTSENAFDQLALDFAAYHLEAMTPAHDERFSVGAKGLTGEGYKGHVFWDTEIFIAPFHLYNHPEKARKLLRYRYLHLEQAREKAAINGYQGALFPWESAFSGEEETPEFAAINVRTGKRQKVASALAEHHIVADVAHAVVNYYEASQDELFMEHDGLQILQETARFWLSRAVLKDGKYVILDVIGPDEYTEHVDNNAYTNYLAHENVYQTLRFMARYGQKHTPFYDLCEAFLRKIYLPQADASKLIPQDDTFLSKPEIDLTEYKARQGSQAILLDYSRAEVNEMQILKQADVVMLLYLMPNLFAEDIVARNLDYYEAHTIHDSSLSKAIHAIVANRVDQQDKAYRFFEEACRIDLEAAPGGTDEGVHAASLGAIWLTAIFGFGGVAIADGELHLNPRLPAGWKRLAFSFVWHGERLEIELESDKIRVTKETTAPIQIHIFGEKHRMTTGLEI, from the coding sequence ATCAGTGTATTACGGGAGAGTAAAATAGATCCACATTATTTTGATACGTATGCCAGTTTGATGACGACTGGGAATGGCTACATGGGCGTTCGTGCGGGATTTGAGGAGGATTATCCGGAGCAGACGCGTGGCATGTTTGTGGCGGGAATTTATAATAAAGCGCAGGGGCAAGTGAGTTCTGATTTGGTAAATTTGCCTGATGTGACGCGGTTTGAGATTGAAATCGATGGTGTGAATTTCTCGATGCATAGTGGGGAAGTTCAAGGTTTTGAGCGGGTGCTGGATTTGGCGACGGGCGAGGTGTGTCGCGAATTGGTTTGGCAACACCCTAATGGGAAGCGGTTTGAGCTTTGTCTGAAGCGTTTTGTGAGTAAGAAGGAATTACATAAGGTGTATGCGAAAGTTGTGATTACGAGCCTTTCGGGAGACGCAGATGTGCGGATTCGGACGGGAATTGATGGTCAGCAGACGAACTTTGGGACGCAGCATTTGGTGGAGAAATCGCTTCGTGTGTTTAGCGAAACGTGGATGCAGGGCGGTTATGTGACGACGCAAAGTGGGCAGGATGTGACGGTGACGTCGATGATTAGCACGCCAGGAAGTTTTGCAGCGAAGAATCGGCAGTTGCTCGTGACGGTGAATGAGAAGTTGGTGGCGAATGAGCCATTTTTACTGGAAAAGGTAAGCGTTATCGCATCGAGTTTGGAGACGGATAATCCGGCGGAATTCGGACTTGGCGAAATCCGCGAGGCAAGGAGTTATGAGGAAGCTTTGGCGGAATCACGCGGTTCTTGGCAGGAATTTTGGCAGGATTATCGGGTTGAGGTGACGTCGGAAAATGCGTTTGATCAGTTGGCGCTGGATTTTGCGGCGTATCATCTGGAAGCGATGACACCGGCTCATGATGAGCGTTTTAGTGTTGGGGCGAAAGGGCTGACGGGTGAGGGTTACAAGGGGCATGTGTTCTGGGATACGGAGATTTTTATTGCGCCGTTTCATTTGTATAATCATCCAGAAAAGGCGCGGAAGTTGTTGCGTTATCGTTATCTTCATTTGGAGCAGGCGCGCGAAAAAGCGGCGATTAATGGCTACCAAGGGGCGTTGTTTCCATGGGAGAGCGCGTTTAGTGGGGAAGAAGAGACGCCTGAATTTGCAGCGATTAATGTTCGGACTGGGAAGCGTCAAAAAGTGGCGTCGGCTCTTGCGGAACACCATATCGTGGCGGATGTTGCGCATGCTGTGGTCAATTATTATGAGGCGAGCCAAGATGAACTGTTTATGGAGCATGATGGGTTGCAAATTTTGCAGGAAACGGCGCGTTTTTGGTTAAGTAGGGCTGTATTAAAGGACGGGAAATATGTTATATTAGATGTAATCGGTCCGGACGAGTATACGGAACATGTGGATAATAATGCATACACGAATTATTTGGCGCACGAAAATGTGTATCAGACGTTGCGCTTTATGGCGAGATATGGTCAAAAACATACGCCGTTTTATGATTTATGTGAGGCGTTTTTACGGAAAATTTATTTACCGCAGGCGGATGCTTCGAAGTTGATTCCGCAAGATGATACGTTTTTGAGTAAGCCGGAAATTGATTTGACGGAGTATAAGGCGCGGCAAGGGTCTCAGGCGATTTTGCTGGATTATTCACGTGCGGAAGTGAATGAGATGCAGATTTTGAAGCAGGCGGATGTGGTGATGTTGCTTTATTTGATGCCGAATCTCTTTGCAGAGGATATTGTGGCGCGGAATTTGGATTATTATGAGGCGCACACGATTCACGATTCTTCGCTGAGTAAGGCGATTCATGCGATTGTGGCAAATCGGGTTGACCAGCAGGATAAAGCGTATCGGTTTTTCGAGGAGGCGTGCCGAATTGATTTGGAGGCGGCTCCTGGTGGGACGGATGAAGGTGTGCATGCGGCGTCGCTTGGTGCGATTTGGTTGACTGCGATTTTCGGATTTGGCGGAGTCGCGATTGCGGATGGCGAGTTGCATTTGAATCCGCGACTGCCCGCTGGATGGAAGCGCTTGGCATTTTCGTTTGTTTGGCACGGGGAGCGCTTGGAAATCGAGTTGGAATCGGACAAAATTCGGGTGACAAAAGAGACGACAGCGCCAATTCAGATTCACATTTTTGGTGAGAAGCATCGTATGACGACAGGACTAGAAATTTAA
- a CDS encoding LysE family transporter, whose product MFNIAAFLSYIFLTAYTPGPNNIMAMSNASNDGFKKSFKFCLGVLAGFFVIVVASAVFSAALYDFIPTIEPFMRFIGAAYILWLAWTILRDKPKNSNTKKVRLDPNCFFTGMVMQFVNVKVILYGITTFSTLVLPYFSGVWQVSLFILILTIVGFSGTCCWAMFGSIFSKVFAEHKKGLNIVMALLLVYCAVSILM is encoded by the coding sequence ATGTTTAATATAGCAGCATTTTTATCATATATTTTTCTGACAGCGTACACACCAGGACCGAATAATATTATGGCGATGTCAAATGCAAGTAATGATGGCTTTAAAAAGAGTTTTAAGTTCTGTTTAGGAGTTTTAGCAGGCTTTTTTGTAATTGTAGTCGCTTCTGCGGTTTTTAGTGCCGCTTTATATGATTTTATACCAACCATTGAGCCATTTATGCGTTTTATCGGGGCTGCGTATATTTTGTGGTTAGCTTGGACAATTTTGCGAGATAAACCGAAGAATTCGAACACGAAAAAAGTGCGCTTAGACCCAAATTGCTTTTTTACAGGAATGGTCATGCAGTTCGTGAACGTAAAGGTGATTTTATATGGGATTACGACTTTTTCGACGCTTGTTTTGCCGTATTTTAGCGGTGTATGGCAAGTATCTCTTTTCATCTTGATTTTGACCATTGTCGGCTTTTCAGGAACATGTTGTTGGGCGATGTTTGGCTCGATTTTTAGCAAGGTATTCGCAGAACATAAAAAAGGACTCAACATTGTCATGGCGCTGTTACTCGTTTACTGCGCTGTCTCGATTTTGATGTGA
- a CDS encoding MBOAT family O-acyltransferase — protein MLFSTTTFLFVFLPVVLAIYFITPKKLKNIMLLLASLFFYAWGEPKFIFVMLLSIALNYVFGLLADKAKREGKHGKLVITLMVIGNLAVLGIFKYANFVVFNLETLFGTNFEWTAIALPLGISFYTFQGMSYVLDVYRGDGRVQKNPLNIALYISLFPQLVAGPIVRYQTVADQIESRKVDVNLFTSGVKRFVIGLAKKMFIANNCGLVADQIFQSQGGGLSVGTAWIGLIFYSLQIFFDFSGYSDMAIGLGRMFGFKFLENFNYPYIAKSVSEFWRRWHISLGTWFKDYLYIPLGGNRVSPIKVYRNLAIVWLATGIWHGASWNFLLWGAYYGLFIMLEKAFLGKALLKVPAALQHVYALIVIIFGWLLFRIDNVSDIWSYLGSMFGSGVFWDARATYYMHEYAVVLIIAIIACTPLVKNLFASEKLLSFMQSHRALHVTKDVATLAVLAFIFVYSVALVVGSTFNPFIYFRF, from the coding sequence ATGCTATTTAGTACGACGACATTTTTATTTGTATTTTTACCAGTTGTTTTAGCTATTTACTTTATCACACCGAAAAAGTTGAAAAATATCATGTTGCTGCTAGCCAGCTTATTTTTTTATGCATGGGGAGAACCGAAATTCATTTTTGTTATGTTACTTTCGATCGCGCTTAACTATGTGTTTGGACTGCTTGCGGACAAGGCGAAGCGGGAAGGAAAGCATGGTAAGTTAGTCATCACGTTGATGGTTATTGGGAATTTAGCGGTTTTGGGAATTTTTAAATATGCGAACTTTGTTGTTTTTAATTTGGAAACGCTTTTCGGCACGAATTTTGAATGGACGGCGATTGCGTTGCCGCTCGGGATTTCATTTTATACATTCCAGGGGATGAGTTACGTGCTCGATGTCTACCGTGGTGACGGGCGCGTGCAGAAAAATCCGCTTAATATCGCGCTATACATATCATTATTTCCGCAACTTGTCGCAGGTCCAATCGTACGTTATCAAACGGTTGCGGATCAAATTGAGAGTCGGAAAGTTGATGTTAACTTATTTACGAGTGGAGTGAAACGCTTCGTCATCGGTCTAGCTAAAAAAATGTTTATCGCAAACAATTGTGGACTCGTAGCGGATCAGATATTTCAAAGCCAAGGCGGGGGCTTATCGGTCGGTACGGCGTGGATTGGTCTGATTTTCTACTCATTACAAATTTTCTTTGATTTCTCAGGTTACTCCGACATGGCGATCGGTCTTGGACGGATGTTCGGCTTCAAATTCCTTGAGAACTTTAACTACCCATACATCGCAAAATCAGTATCCGAATTCTGGCGGAGATGGCATATTTCGCTTGGAACGTGGTTCAAAGATTACCTCTACATTCCACTTGGCGGGAATCGTGTTTCTCCTATTAAAGTCTATCGAAACTTGGCAATCGTTTGGCTTGCGACGGGAATTTGGCACGGTGCGAGTTGGAATTTCCTGCTTTGGGGCGCGTATTATGGACTGTTCATCATGCTTGAAAAAGCCTTTTTAGGAAAAGCGTTATTGAAAGTTCCAGCAGCTCTACAGCATGTTTATGCATTAATCGTCATCATCTTCGGGTGGCTACTATTCCGAATCGACAATGTAAGCGATATTTGGAGTTACCTTGGTTCGATGTTCGGTTCTGGCGTATTCTGGGACGCGCGGGCAACCTATTATATGCATGAATATGCAGTCGTGTTGATTATCGCGATTATCGCGTGTACACCGCTTGTGAAGAACCTTTTTGCTAGCGAAAAATTGCTATCGTTCATGCAAAGTCATCGCGCGCTACACGTAACAAAAGATGTGGCGACACTTGCCGTTTTGGCTTTCATTTTCGTATACTCCGTCGCGCTCGTTGTTGGCTCGACTTTCAATCCATTCATTTATTTCAGATTTTAA
- a CDS encoding helix-turn-helix domain-containing protein, giving the protein MQIKKLKERYPDLTYSEKPLKINTAHLFFYENPYYFAIPKRTLTSAETELLQTLFQAPAPIFKNERLAEWHTLLFTQEEVIIKPEQPSYRITQFQIQSTPPSKKTLLEWQKALISFFAQDTELLMLTEDYGILIEKVVGSLLGEEELDAIATTLESDFYIQVHFFMGLFHEKDALLRDLFAEEQRLFRQNSSQLVQTVESNCLPMIAEQLTSSLLSRAIGQLFEKDETWKPLIKALWEQQGNLSMTAKALFMHRNTIQYRIDKFQELTNLSLRKTDGLLFAYLSCLLYETKK; this is encoded by the coding sequence ATGCAAATCAAAAAACTTAAAGAGCGCTATCCCGACCTTACATATTCCGAAAAACCGTTAAAAATAAATACAGCACACCTCTTCTTTTATGAGAATCCATACTATTTCGCGATTCCAAAGAGAACGCTGACATCGGCAGAAACAGAATTACTGCAAACCCTTTTTCAAGCACCCGCACCTATTTTCAAAAATGAACGACTCGCAGAATGGCACACCTTACTATTCACACAAGAAGAGGTGATAATCAAGCCAGAACAACCCTCCTACCGCATCACACAATTCCAAATTCAATCCACGCCTCCCTCAAAAAAAACATTGCTTGAGTGGCAAAAAGCGTTGATTAGTTTCTTCGCGCAGGATACCGAATTACTCATGCTGACCGAAGATTATGGCATTCTGATCGAAAAAGTAGTCGGGTCCCTGCTTGGTGAAGAAGAACTCGACGCCATCGCGACAACGCTTGAAAGTGATTTTTACATTCAGGTTCACTTTTTCATGGGACTATTCCACGAGAAAGATGCCTTGCTCCGCGACTTATTTGCCGAGGAACAACGCCTATTTCGACAAAATTCCAGCCAACTCGTGCAAACCGTTGAATCCAATTGCCTGCCAATGATTGCTGAGCAGTTGACAAGCAGTTTACTCTCACGCGCGATCGGCCAGCTTTTTGAGAAAGATGAAACTTGGAAACCGCTTATTAAGGCGCTTTGGGAGCAGCAAGGAAACCTGAGCATGACTGCGAAAGCCCTATTTATGCACCGCAACACGATTCAGTATCGGATCGATAAATTTCAGGAATTAACGAACCTGTCGCTGCGAAAAACAGACGGGTTGCTGTTTGCGTATCTTAGTTGTTTGCTTTATGAAACGAAGAAATAA
- a CDS encoding Gfo/Idh/MocA family protein produces the protein MKKVAIIGAGQVAEKVHAAYYKTRTQELELVAVVDPDATRAADFAEQNGFARSYVDAAEMFETEKPDMVSICTPNRFHFDNVMLALSHGSAVMCEKPPAMTANEAQQMRDLALECGLVLAYDFHHRFATDMRDVKQAYADGVLGEVYMTKAKALRRSGVPGWGSFTNKALQGGGPLIDIGIHMLDAAMYVLDFPQVKKVTAKMFQKIGTKKSEGTFGTWDPTKYDVEDAVFAFIEFENGGLLQLETSFVLQMKESSVLNVEFFGDEAGATLFPAEIYTDQAGELVTILKKETADEERHAKSMQAFVDRVLGADVMVADAEQGYQVQRLIEAIYESAEKGESVYL, from the coding sequence GTGAAGAAAGTGGCGATTATTGGCGCGGGGCAGGTGGCTGAGAAGGTGCATGCGGCGTATTATAAAACGCGGACGCAGGAATTGGAGCTGGTTGCTGTCGTTGATCCGGATGCGACTCGTGCGGCGGATTTTGCAGAACAAAACGGTTTTGCACGTAGTTACGTGGATGCGGCGGAGATGTTTGAGACAGAAAAACCGGATATGGTGAGTATTTGTACGCCGAATCGGTTTCATTTTGATAATGTCATGTTAGCGTTGTCACACGGTTCGGCGGTCATGTGTGAGAAACCGCCTGCGATGACGGCGAATGAGGCGCAGCAGATGCGTGATTTGGCGTTGGAGTGTGGTCTTGTTTTGGCGTACGATTTTCATCATCGATTTGCGACGGATATGCGCGACGTGAAGCAGGCTTATGCGGATGGCGTTTTGGGCGAGGTTTACATGACTAAAGCAAAGGCGCTGCGCCGTTCGGGGGTTCCAGGTTGGGGCTCATTCACGAATAAGGCATTGCAAGGCGGTGGCCCATTGATCGATATTGGTATTCACATGCTCGACGCGGCGATGTACGTGTTGGATTTTCCGCAAGTCAAGAAAGTGACTGCCAAAATGTTTCAAAAAATTGGGACAAAGAAGTCGGAAGGGACTTTTGGCACGTGGGACCCTACAAAATATGACGTGGAAGACGCGGTTTTTGCGTTTATTGAATTTGAAAATGGTGGCTTGTTGCAGTTGGAGACTTCTTTTGTATTGCAGATGAAGGAGAGTTCGGTTTTGAATGTGGAATTTTTCGGTGATGAGGCTGGTGCGACGTTGTTCCCGGCGGAGATTTACACGGATCAGGCTGGTGAATTGGTCACGATTTTGAAGAAGGAAACGGCGGATGAGGAACGACATGCAAAAAGTATGCAGGCGTTTGTGGATCGGGTACTTGGCGCGGATGTGATGGTGGCTGACGCAGAGCAGGGTTATCAGGTTCAGCGTTTGATTGAGGCGATTTACGAATCAGCAGAAAAAGGTGAGAGTGTATATTTATGA
- a CDS encoding DHHW family protein, which yields MNKKLFNILLSAGFLLFIFGVFFFYLFAGKNQVSILESRNLAQEPEFSAEAVASGDYMRSWDVFFNDQFPRRDAFTELNMRVNQLALGQDVYKDVYVAPDGYLLTKVEQYTKADADEIADRVNNVGKELQKQDVKTSLVLVPNKSTVFEDKFPTYYPSFGREGYERLMPLINEQYVQNIDVSKILYKNKNEKNMFYYTDHHWQAKAAFLASEKVTKAMNPDVKQLMMDDWTWKLEGLPFYGSDARKTTSSLVSKSDQVMVATQKNLSAPYQLDVIKEKRDSLYVMSRLTDPAVYANRYTAYIGTDYPELHIKTPDPLTQKNLLIFKDSYANAFIQFIAPYYANVHVLDLRYYKNLDLQAYVKKYDIDQALLFFNNNSIYATPQLTTFK from the coding sequence GTGAATAAAAAACTATTTAACATATTACTATCGGCAGGATTTCTACTCTTTATTTTCGGCGTCTTTTTCTTCTATCTTTTTGCTGGAAAAAACCAAGTTTCGATTTTGGAGAGCCGAAATTTGGCACAAGAACCTGAGTTTAGCGCTGAGGCAGTAGCAAGCGGCGACTATATGCGGAGTTGGGATGTCTTTTTCAATGATCAATTCCCGCGTCGTGATGCGTTTACGGAGTTGAATATGCGTGTGAATCAGTTGGCGTTGGGGCAAGATGTGTATAAAGATGTATACGTCGCGCCAGATGGCTATTTACTGACAAAAGTGGAGCAATATACGAAGGCAGATGCGGATGAAATTGCTGATCGTGTGAACAATGTTGGTAAGGAGTTGCAAAAACAGGATGTTAAAACAAGTTTAGTGCTCGTTCCGAATAAATCAACGGTATTTGAGGACAAATTCCCAACCTACTATCCAAGCTTTGGCCGTGAAGGATACGAGCGTTTAATGCCACTCATTAACGAGCAGTATGTGCAAAATATCGATGTCTCGAAAATCCTTTACAAAAACAAAAACGAGAAAAATATGTTTTACTACACGGATCATCATTGGCAAGCAAAAGCGGCATTTTTAGCTTCGGAAAAAGTGACGAAAGCGATGAATCCGGACGTGAAACAATTGATGATGGACGACTGGACTTGGAAATTGGAAGGTTTGCCATTTTACGGTTCGGATGCTCGGAAAACAACATCTTCCCTTGTGTCTAAGTCTGATCAGGTGATGGTTGCGACGCAGAAAAATCTGAGTGCTCCATATCAATTGGATGTTATCAAGGAGAAGCGCGATTCTTTGTATGTGATGAGTCGTTTGACGGACCCTGCGGTATACGCGAATCGTTACACAGCCTACATTGGGACGGATTATCCAGAGCTTCATATTAAGACGCCAGATCCGCTGACACAGAAGAATTTGTTGATTTTCAAAGATTCTTATGCGAACGCGTTTATCCAGTTTATCGCGCCGTACTATGCGAATGTACACGTGTTGGATCTGCGTTACTATAAAAATCTCGACTTGCAAGCGTACGTGAAAAAATATGATATTGACCAAGCGTTGTTGTTTTTCAATAATAATTCGATTTACGCGACACCGCAATTAACAACATTTAAATAG
- a CDS encoding DUF1398 domain-containing protein, with the protein MLTQETIMQVATSEANAGDFPKVVQGFKAAGVVKYDYLVEPGMYVFWDEEGAKVEAQLNGIPKSVGSVSSEQGIKDAVKQAQSGKIDFEQFCGLAGAAGVPVWHSDLIEMVVTYEDGDGKVLLQEPIPSK; encoded by the coding sequence ATGTTAACGCAAGAAACGATTATGCAAGTCGCAACGAGTGAGGCGAACGCTGGCGATTTCCCGAAAGTCGTGCAAGGGTTCAAAGCGGCCGGCGTTGTGAAATACGATTATCTCGTGGAACCAGGAATGTATGTATTCTGGGACGAAGAAGGCGCGAAAGTCGAAGCACAATTGAATGGTATACCAAAAAGTGTGGGCTCGGTATCATCTGAGCAAGGTATAAAAGACGCGGTGAAACAAGCCCAATCTGGGAAAATTGATTTCGAACAGTTTTGCGGGTTAGCGGGTGCGGCAGGTGTTCCGGTCTGGCATTCGGATTTGATCGAGATGGTAGTTACGTATGAGGATGGGGACGGCAAGGTGCTACTGCAAGAGCCGATTCCTAGTAAATAA
- a CDS encoding glycerate kinase codes for MKIVIAPDSYKESLTAQEVAEAIRVGFAGVFPDAEYRLLPVGDGGEGTIAILAAASGGVMEEVRVTGPLGDVVTAKMAFSADRTRAFIEMAEACGLHLVPLAKRDPLAVSTAGVGELIKHALDAKVREIVIGVGGSASNDGGIGMAAALGARYYNLRGELQTPIGANLSAISSVSLTDLDSRLKETTIRIAADVENPLCGENGAAAVFGPQKGLAQDKIASIDNAMQGFYSIFEHDVRALPGSGAGGGMGAGLMLFTGAKFEPGIELVLRELKMEEACADADIIVVGEGRMDGQTVFGKAPIGIANCAPDNATVIGICGSIGDGIEAVYSKIDAVFPTIATAGTLAEILPKTRENIERTARNVAVLLKGRI; via the coding sequence ATGAAGATAGTCATTGCCCCAGATTCATATAAGGAAAGTTTAACCGCGCAGGAGGTTGCCGAGGCGATTCGAGTGGGATTTGCTGGCGTATTTCCAGACGCGGAGTATCGGCTTTTGCCTGTGGGCGATGGTGGGGAAGGAACGATTGCGATTCTTGCGGCGGCGTCTGGTGGCGTGATGGAGGAAGTGCGCGTGACGGGGCCGTTAGGGGATGTTGTGACCGCGAAAATGGCGTTTAGTGCGGATCGGACGCGTGCGTTTATTGAGATGGCGGAAGCGTGCGGCTTGCATTTGGTGCCGCTTGCAAAACGTGATCCGCTTGCGGTTAGCACGGCGGGTGTCGGCGAGTTAATTAAGCATGCGCTGGACGCGAAGGTGCGGGAAATCGTGATTGGTGTCGGCGGAAGTGCCTCGAATGACGGCGGAATCGGCATGGCTGCGGCACTTGGCGCGCGATACTATAACTTGCGTGGCGAACTGCAGACGCCGATTGGTGCGAATTTGAGCGCGATTAGCTCGGTTTCGCTGACGGATCTCGATTCGAGACTCAAGGAAACGACGATTCGGATTGCGGCTGATGTGGAGAACCCGCTATGTGGCGAGAATGGCGCGGCGGCTGTATTTGGACCGCAAAAAGGATTGGCGCAGGACAAGATTGCGAGCATTGATAACGCGATGCAAGGCTTTTATTCGATTTTTGAGCATGATGTACGCGCGTTACCAGGAAGTGGTGCTGGTGGCGGAATGGGCGCTGGTTTGATGCTATTTACCGGTGCAAAATTTGAGCCAGGAATTGAGCTTGTTTTGCGGGAGTTGAAGATGGAAGAAGCTTGCGCGGATGCAGATATTATCGTAGTTGGCGAGGGTCGCATGGACGGTCAGACTGTCTTTGGAAAAGCGCCGATTGGTATTGCGAACTGCGCGCCTGATAACGCGACGGTAATTGGGATTTGTGGTAGTATTGGAGATGGAATTGAAGCGGTTTATTCGAAAATAGATGCGGTATTTCCGACGATTGCAACAGCTGGGACGCTCGCTGAAATTTTGCCTAAAACGCGTGAAAATATTGAACGAACAGCCCGAAATGTGGCGGTTCTGCTGAAGGGGAGAATATAG
- a CDS encoding helix-turn-helix domain-containing protein, with amino-acid sequence MDNISAVVSENLKLARQKKRLSLDELAKLTGVSKSMLGQIERGDVNPTISTLWKIANGLKVSFTELVTKPKIDYEVIDRKTREPLIADDGKCRNYPMFTFDSERRFETYYLEIDPGGRLESTPHPDGTEEFINVFSGELVITTNGEQLKAQDGDSIRFKADQEHVYTNPSPDMCRLSMIIYYPN; translated from the coding sequence TTGGATAATATCAGTGCCGTAGTCTCAGAAAATTTAAAATTGGCCCGTCAAAAAAAACGCCTCAGCCTCGATGAACTAGCGAAACTTACTGGTGTCAGCAAAAGTATGCTAGGACAAATCGAACGCGGAGACGTCAACCCGACAATTTCAACCTTATGGAAAATCGCGAACGGTTTAAAGGTTTCTTTTACAGAACTTGTTACGAAGCCAAAAATTGATTATGAAGTGATTGATCGGAAAACGCGTGAACCGTTGATCGCCGATGATGGGAAATGTCGCAATTACCCGATGTTTACTTTTGATAGTGAACGCCGCTTTGAGACATACTATTTGGAAATTGATCCTGGTGGAAGGCTTGAATCAACGCCTCATCCCGATGGTACCGAAGAATTTATTAATGTTTTTTCAGGTGAGCTTGTGATTACGACAAATGGCGAGCAGTTAAAAGCGCAAGATGGTGATTCGATTCGTTTTAAGGCGGATCAAGAGCATGTCTACACGAACCCGAGCCCCGATATGTGTCGGTTGAGCATGATTATTTATTATCCTAATTAA